A single genomic interval of Lacrimispora sphenoides JCM 1415 harbors:
- the ytvI gene encoding sporulation integral membrane protein YtvI: MEKVRKYCRLILNIVIPILFIYLICVWGPRILNFFLPFVIGWIISVIANPLVRFLEKRLKIVRKHSSVLIVVAVLALIITVLYFLISKLVYEAAGFARDIPKYYESAWIETQKLLLQVERLLQFLPQNIQDSVNQFFTHMGEYLNVMVQKIASPTVTVAGNVVKSIPAALVYTIVTIFSSYLFIVDRDRIMELLRRYIPEGGTKYYQYLKKDAKRLVSGYFLAQFKIMFVIAAVLAAGFLVLGVKYALLLAVIIAILDFLPILGTGTILIPWALVRLVEGEYAFGIGLVVIYVLTLVLRQVIQPKIVGDTMGLDPLMTLLFLYLGFKISGIAGMILAVPIGMLFLNLYEFGAFDSIINSVKTLLHDLNAFRRGPD; encoded by the coding sequence ATACCGATTTTATTTATATACTTGATTTGTGTATGGGGACCGAGGATTTTAAATTTCTTCCTTCCCTTTGTCATTGGCTGGATCATTTCGGTCATTGCAAATCCTCTGGTGCGCTTCCTGGAGAAACGTTTGAAGATTGTCAGGAAACACAGTTCTGTGCTCATCGTAGTTGCAGTGCTGGCCCTTATTATTACAGTGCTTTATTTCCTGATCTCTAAGCTGGTTTATGAAGCTGCCGGATTTGCAAGAGATATTCCAAAGTATTATGAATCTGCCTGGATTGAGACCCAGAAGCTGCTTTTGCAGGTGGAGAGACTTTTGCAGTTTTTGCCTCAGAACATTCAAGATTCTGTGAACCAGTTTTTTACCCATATGGGCGAATATTTAAATGTAATGGTTCAGAAGATCGCTTCTCCTACGGTGACGGTGGCGGGAAATGTGGTAAAGAGCATTCCGGCAGCTTTGGTTTATACCATAGTTACGATTTTTTCCTCCTATCTGTTTATTGTGGATCGGGATAGGATTATGGAATTACTTCGCCGGTATATACCGGAGGGAGGGACAAAATATTACCAGTATCTTAAAAAAGATGCAAAGCGTCTGGTAAGCGGTTATTTTCTTGCCCAGTTTAAAATCATGTTTGTCATTGCCGCAGTACTGGCGGCTGGATTTCTGGTACTGGGAGTAAAATATGCGCTTCTTCTTGCAGTTATCATAGCGATTCTTGACTTTCTGCCGATATTAGGAACCGGAACCATTCTGATTCCATGGGCATTGGTCCGCCTTGTTGAAGGTGAGTATGCCTTTGGTATCGGCCTGGTGGTCATTTATGTTCTGACTCTGGTATTAAGGCAGGTCATACAGCCAAAGATCGTAGGGGACACCATGGGACTTGACCCCCTCATGACACTGCTGTTTTTATATTTGGGATTTAAGATCAGTGGGATTGCCGGTATGATTTTAGCGGTGCCCATTGGTATGCTGTTTTTAAATCTATATGAATTCGGAGCCTTTGATTCTATTATTAACAGCGTGAAAACATTGCTCCATGATTTAAATGCGTTTCGCAGGGGACCGGATTAA
- a CDS encoding GH25 family lysozyme, producing MNRKEEMMNKNTKIRIALCLVAGLMTLKATAVPKEGFSAEAWKLENGQYVDASGIPIAGALEKGITVSKYQNRQNGLTGGIDWKKVAQDGISFAMVRIGYLNDMDPYYTVNMTGAASGGLKTGVFFYTQALDTQTAVEEARYVLRMVKDYQISYPIAYDVESQYLLDNHLSKQQITDNINAFCKTISDAGYRPVVYANNKWLTNYIDINQIPYDVWYARYGSVNNYKNRTIWQCTDQGRVEGIDGDVTIEFSFADYNALIPSEGWKIIDGNQYYTKNYIKQTGWIQVGGTWYYLDSNGIMIHDTTMDIDGVTYTFGSDGAMVQ from the coding sequence ATGAACAGGAAAGAGGAAATGATGAATAAGAATACAAAGATAAGAATAGCCTTATGTCTTGTTGCCGGACTGATGACGTTAAAAGCCACGGCTGTGCCGAAGGAAGGATTTTCTGCGGAGGCATGGAAGCTGGAAAACGGGCAATATGTGGATGCCTCCGGTATTCCCATCGCAGGCGCGCTGGAAAAAGGAATTACCGTATCAAAGTACCAGAACCGTCAGAATGGCTTAACCGGCGGAATCGATTGGAAGAAAGTGGCACAGGATGGAATTTCCTTTGCCATGGTGCGGATCGGTTATCTTAATGACATGGATCCTTATTATACCGTAAATATGACAGGCGCAGCGTCAGGCGGGCTTAAGACCGGCGTGTTTTTCTATACCCAGGCTCTTGATACCCAGACTGCGGTAGAGGAAGCCAGGTATGTGCTTCGGATGGTGAAGGATTACCAGATTTCCTATCCGATTGCATACGATGTGGAATCCCAGTACCTGCTTGATAATCATTTATCAAAGCAGCAGATAACGGATAATATCAATGCATTCTGCAAGACCATTTCAGACGCAGGATACCGGCCGGTGGTTTATGCCAATAACAAATGGCTGACCAATTACATTGATATAAACCAGATCCCGTATGATGTCTGGTATGCCAGATACGGTTCCGTCAACAATTACAAGAACCGAACTATTTGGCAGTGTACGGACCAGGGGAGAGTGGAAGGAATTGACGGTGATGTGACCATTGAATTTTCCTTTGCGGATTATAATGCACTGATCCCTTCGGAAGGCTGGAAGATTATTGACGGAAACCAGTATTATACTAAAAATTATATAAAGCAGACTGGTTGGATCCAGGTGGGAGGCACCTGGTATTATCTTGATTCCAATGGTATCATGATTCATGATACGACTATGGATATAGACGGAGTTACCTATACCTTTGGCTCTGACGGAGCCATGGTTCAGTGA
- a CDS encoding MATE family efflux transporter translates to MKTENNLDTDQIKGLVWRLAIPSMLAQFVSVFYSIVDRMYIGNIAGIGEIALAGVGICGPIVTMISSVAFLVGVGGSPLMSIRMGEKNHRAASQILANCFLLLTILSVVITVLSFMGKGRLLMWFGASEATFSYANEYISIYLLGTIFALLSTGMNQFIICQGFAKVGMKSVLLGAVCNIILDPVFMFVFGLEVKGAAIATVLSQLASCIYVLRFLFGNKPPIRITFGNYDWQVMKRVLVLGLSPFLIIAFDNILIISLNMMIQRFGGEGQGDMLLTCMTIVQSFMLMVTMPLGGITGGTQTILGYNYGAGRPDRIKKASLHISGLALGFTTIMFILAHTVPKYFVLIFTKNEAYVELTVWAIKIYTMGIIPLALQYAVVDGFVGMGVAKVAISLSMFRKVIFLGGAALIPIWFGIDKIFYTEPVSDFISVAVSLIVTFLVFDRVIKKSGAVNKGS, encoded by the coding sequence GTGAAGACAGAAAATAATTTAGATACGGATCAAATAAAAGGACTGGTATGGAGACTGGCGATTCCCTCTATGCTGGCCCAGTTTGTCAGTGTTTTTTACAGCATTGTAGACCGAATGTACATAGGAAACATCGCCGGAATAGGCGAGATTGCTTTGGCAGGAGTAGGAATCTGCGGGCCAATTGTAACCATGATCTCTTCTGTTGCATTTTTAGTAGGAGTAGGCGGCTCCCCCTTAATGAGTATCCGCATGGGAGAGAAAAACCATCGGGCAGCCAGCCAGATTCTAGCAAACTGTTTTTTACTTTTAACGATTTTATCGGTGGTGATCACCGTTCTTTCCTTTATGGGAAAGGGAAGGCTTTTGATGTGGTTTGGGGCCAGCGAGGCAACCTTTTCCTATGCCAATGAATACATCAGCATATACTTACTTGGCACTATTTTTGCCCTTTTGTCTACGGGGATGAACCAGTTCATCATTTGTCAGGGCTTTGCAAAGGTCGGCATGAAGTCGGTTCTTTTGGGGGCCGTTTGCAATATCATTCTGGACCCGGTATTTATGTTTGTGTTTGGTCTGGAAGTAAAGGGAGCTGCTATCGCCACAGTTTTGTCCCAGTTGGCTTCCTGCATCTATGTGCTCCGGTTTTTGTTTGGAAACAAGCCCCCTATCCGGATCACCTTTGGAAATTACGACTGGCAGGTCATGAAGCGCGTTCTGGTGCTGGGCCTAAGCCCCTTTCTTATTATCGCGTTTGATAATATTTTGATCATATCCTTAAATATGATGATCCAGCGTTTTGGCGGAGAGGGCCAGGGAGACATGCTCCTTACCTGCATGACCATTGTGCAGAGCTTTATGTTAATGGTTACCATGCCGCTTGGGGGAATTACCGGTGGAACCCAGACCATCTTAGGCTATAATTACGGAGCCGGAAGGCCTGACCGGATTAAAAAGGCAAGCCTTCATATTTCAGGTCTGGCTCTTGGTTTTACTACCATCATGTTTATCCTCGCTCATACGGTTCCTAAGTATTTTGTCCTCATCTTTACGAAGAATGAGGCTTACGTGGAACTGACAGTATGGGCAATTAAGATTTATACCATGGGCATCATACCTTTGGCCCTGCAGTATGCGGTTGTAGACGGATTTGTGGGAATGGGAGTCGCAAAAGTTGCAATTTCTCTTTCCATGTTCCGGAAGGTGATATTTTTAGGCGGTGCTGCCCTGATCCCGATCTGGTTTGGAATCGATAAGATATTTTATACGGAGCCTGTTTCAGATTTTATCAGTGTAGCCGTGTCGCTGATTGTGACTTTTTTGGTGTTTGACCGGGTCATTAAAAAAAGTGGGGCGGTAAACAAAGGATCCTGA
- a CDS encoding NifB/NifX family molybdenum-iron cluster-binding protein, translating into MKIAVTYDNGEIFQHFGKTEQFKVYQIEEKKITSAEVVNTEGNGHGALADFLKGLGADAVICGGIGEGARTSLGKAGIQLYPGVTGTADPAVEALLDGSLVYNLDACCSHHGKDGH; encoded by the coding sequence ATGAAGATTGCAGTAACTTATGACAACGGAGAAATATTCCAGCATTTTGGAAAAACAGAGCAGTTTAAGGTGTACCAGATAGAAGAGAAAAAAATAACATCTGCGGAAGTGGTTAATACAGAAGGAAATGGGCATGGTGCATTGGCAGACTTCTTAAAAGGACTTGGCGCTGATGCCGTAATCTGCGGGGGAATTGGAGAAGGTGCCAGAACCTCTTTAGGTAAGGCTGGGATCCAGTTGTACCCCGGAGTGACCGGTACAGCTGATCCTGCGGTGGAAGCCTTATTGGACGGCAGCTTAGTTTATAACCTGGATGCGTGCTGCAGCCATCATGGAAAAGATGGGCACTAA
- a CDS encoding ABC transporter permease, translating to MNSIQLYKKYLMIHLKSMMQHKVSFLLTTIGQFLISFNIFLGVRFMMDRFKEVKGFSYGEVLLCFSITLMAFTIAETIFRSLDTFETIIGNGEFDRILLRPRGSLFLVLCSKIELTRIGRLLQAVVMLAYGLYSSSIIWTPVRIMTVVLMIIGGVAVFAAIYLIFASICFFTLEGLEFMNIFTDGAREYGKYPIGIYGKTLLTICTYLVPFALFQYYPFLYLTGKASESWYSLLPLAACLFLVPAGLFWNFGLSRYQSTGS from the coding sequence ATGAATTCAATACAGTTATATAAAAAGTATCTTATGATACACTTAAAGAGCATGATGCAGCATAAGGTTTCTTTCCTTTTAACCACCATCGGGCAGTTTTTAATATCCTTTAACATATTTCTTGGAGTCCGCTTTATGATGGACCGATTTAAAGAAGTAAAGGGATTTTCTTATGGAGAGGTCCTGCTCTGTTTTTCCATTACACTTATGGCCTTTACCATCGCTGAGACCATCTTCCGAAGCCTGGATACGTTTGAAACCATCATCGGAAACGGAGAATTTGACCGCATCCTCCTCCGGCCAAGGGGCAGCCTGTTTCTTGTCCTGTGCAGTAAAATAGAGCTGACCAGAATCGGCCGGCTTTTGCAGGCTGTCGTTATGCTTGCCTACGGCCTGTATTCCAGTTCTATTATCTGGACCCCTGTCCGTATTATGACCGTTGTCCTTATGATCATAGGCGGGGTGGCGGTTTTCGCAGCCATTTATCTGATTTTTGCCTCCATTTGCTTTTTTACCCTGGAGGGCCTGGAGTTTATGAACATATTTACAGACGGAGCCAGAGAATACGGGAAATATCCCATCGGCATCTATGGGAAAACCCTTTTAACCATCTGTACTTACCTGGTTCCCTTTGCCCTGTTTCAGTATTATCCCTTTTTATATCTCACAGGAAAGGCCTCTGAATCATGGTACAGCCTCCTTCCTCTGGCTGCCTGTCTCTTTTTGGTGCCGGCCGGCCTTTTTTGGAATTTTGGACTGTCCCGTTACCAATCGACCGGTTCTTAA
- a CDS encoding ABC transporter permease, with amino-acid sequence MKKYWSFFRIRFIHGLQYRAAALSGMVTQFVWGTMEILLFRAFYEAAPESFPMEFQALSTYIWLQQAFLALYMTWFWESELFNSITTGNVAYELCRPIRLYHMWFVRSLAVRLSKAVLRCMPILLFAWLLPAPYGLALPGSLHTWFFTLLSMTLGLLFVVAFGMVVYLSVFYTISSQGIKLIVTSLSEFLSGAVIPLPFLPDGIREFVNFLPFASAQNVPFRIFGGDLKGHDMYVSLLGQVCWLAVFLVIGQLMERNALKRVVIQGG; translated from the coding sequence ATGAAAAAATACTGGTCCTTTTTCCGCATCCGTTTTATCCACGGGCTTCAATACCGGGCAGCGGCCCTTTCCGGCATGGTTACCCAGTTCGTATGGGGAACTATGGAGATTCTTTTATTCCGGGCCTTTTATGAGGCTGCTCCGGAAAGCTTTCCCATGGAATTCCAGGCTCTTTCCACCTACATATGGCTTCAGCAGGCCTTTCTGGCCCTTTACATGACCTGGTTCTGGGAGTCTGAGCTATTTAATTCCATTACCACCGGAAACGTAGCCTACGAATTATGCCGTCCAATCCGTCTTTACCATATGTGGTTTGTCAGGAGTCTGGCTGTCCGCCTTTCCAAAGCAGTACTGCGGTGCATGCCGATCCTGCTGTTTGCCTGGCTGCTGCCGGCTCCTTACGGGCTAGCACTTCCCGGAAGCCTCCATACATGGTTTTTTACCCTTTTATCTATGACTCTGGGGCTTCTTTTTGTAGTCGCCTTTGGTATGGTGGTATATCTTTCCGTTTTTTACACCATTTCCTCCCAGGGAATTAAACTGATTGTTACCTCCCTTTCCGAGTTTTTAAGCGGCGCGGTCATCCCTCTTCCATTCCTGCCGGATGGGATCAGGGAATTTGTGAACTTTCTGCCTTTTGCATCGGCCCAGAATGTCCCTTTCCGGATTTTCGGCGGCGACTTGAAAGGACATGATATGTATGTCAGCCTTCTTGGACAGGTATGCTGGCTGGCGGTGTTCCTGGTTATCGGACAGCTTATGGAGCGCAATGCCTTAAAGCGTGTTGTGATCCAGGGCGGTTGA
- a CDS encoding ABC transporter ATP-binding protein, which translates to MIQVEHMNKTFKVARRSAGFSEAVKALFHREMELIQALNDISFTIGDGEMVGYIGPNGAGKSSTIKILSGILTPDNGTCKINGRIPWKERKEHVKDIGVVFGQRSQLWWDVPILDSFELLRDIYEIPLHQYQKTLDELTGLLSLGELLRTPARQLSLGQRMRCEIAASLLHRPKVLFLDEPTIGLDAVSKLAVRDFIRKQNKEHKTTVLLTTHDMQDIDALADRVLLIGRGRLLLDGTLSDLKSHRPTEEATLDEIIAALYRDYRI; encoded by the coding sequence ATGATTCAAGTGGAACACATGAACAAGACCTTTAAGGTCGCAAGAAGAAGTGCCGGCTTTTCAGAAGCAGTGAAAGCCCTTTTTCACAGAGAGATGGAACTCATCCAAGCTCTTAACGATATTTCCTTTACCATAGGAGACGGAGAAATGGTAGGCTATATCGGGCCGAATGGAGCAGGTAAAAGCTCCACCATCAAAATTCTCAGCGGAATACTGACACCGGATAACGGCACCTGCAAGATCAATGGCCGCATCCCATGGAAGGAACGCAAGGAACATGTAAAGGACATTGGCGTTGTCTTCGGCCAGCGCAGCCAGCTTTGGTGGGATGTCCCCATTCTTGATTCCTTTGAACTGCTCCGCGACATCTACGAAATCCCTTTACACCAATACCAGAAAACCCTTGACGAGCTGACCGGGCTTTTATCCTTAGGTGAGCTTTTGCGCACTCCGGCAAGGCAATTGTCATTGGGCCAGCGAATGCGCTGTGAAATCGCAGCGTCCCTTCTTCACAGGCCTAAAGTTCTGTTTCTGGATGAGCCCACCATCGGTCTGGATGCAGTATCCAAACTTGCAGTCCGGGACTTTATCCGAAAGCAGAATAAGGAACACAAGACCACAGTCCTTCTTACGACCCATGATATGCAGGACATTGATGCCCTTGCAGACAGGGTCCTCTTAATTGGAAGAGGAAGGCTGCTTTTGGATGGTACCCTTTCCGATTTAAAATCCCACCGTCCCACAGAAGAAGCCACACTGGATGAAATCATTGCCGCCCTTTACCGGGATTACCGGATATAG
- a CDS encoding ArsR/SmtB family transcription factor, protein MEQDNKKNIRDCEIDQCDFICVHENVVNQVLKVMPQDQELLDLADFFKVFGDATRIKILYVLSQSEMCVCDIANLLKMGQSAISHQLRVLKQMRLVKFRREGKTVFYSLADGHIESILAQGMEHINE, encoded by the coding sequence ATGGAGCAGGATAACAAAAAGAACATTCGGGATTGTGAGATCGACCAATGCGATTTTATCTGTGTTCATGAAAACGTTGTGAACCAGGTGCTAAAGGTCATGCCCCAGGATCAGGAGCTTCTTGATCTGGCGGATTTCTTCAAAGTATTTGGTGATGCTACCAGAATAAAAATACTCTATGTTCTCAGCCAGTCGGAGATGTGCGTGTGCGATATTGCAAATCTTTTAAAGATGGGGCAGTCAGCCATTTCCCATCAGCTTCGGGTGTTGAAGCAGATGCGCCTGGTGAAGTTCCGCAGAGAAGGGAAGACCGTATTTTATTCTCTGGCCGACGGCCACATCGAGTCAATTCTGGCTCAGGGGATGGAGCATATCAATGAGTGA
- a CDS encoding cation transporter: MKKIIKLEGLCCANCAAKIEEEVKKLAGVESASLSFMTQRMTMDIEDSKSEEIVEAARKISNKIEPEAEFKVLR, from the coding sequence ATGAAAAAGATTATTAAACTGGAAGGCTTATGCTGCGCCAACTGTGCGGCTAAGATTGAAGAAGAGGTAAAAAAACTGGCTGGTGTGGAAAGTGCATCCTTAAGCTTTATGACTCAAAGGATGACCATGGATATAGAAGACAGTAAGTCGGAGGAAATCGTAGAGGCAGCCAGAAAGATATCAAATAAGATTGAACCGGAAGCAGAATTTAAGGTACTTCGGTAA